ATCCCCGGCTCCCTCTGGCTGACCCGCACGGCTCGCTGCCCCTTCTCGGGCAGCCCCCGCCCGTTTTTGAGGTGGCACCCGGCGCAGGCGGTGCCGTTAAACAGGGGGCCGAGGCCAGGGTTGACCCGAGCCGGGGCGGTGACAAAGGCGGCCTCAAAGGCCAGGTCGCCCGCCGCGTGGCGCTGAGCCCAGTAGGGGTCAAGGTTGGGGGCGGGCTGTTCGTAGGCGCGGGAGGTGCGGCTGTAGATGGTGGTGTCGCCCCCCGCCTGGGGGCGAGGGGTTTGGGCCGCAGCGGGCGATCGCAGCAGCGCCGCCAGGGTCACCCCCAACCCCAGGGCCACCAGCGCCAGCAGAGCGTAACGGCTCCAGCCCCTCAGGAGCCTTGCGATCCAGGGCATTGGCTGGGGCATCACTGCTGCACCAGGGGCAGCACCCGCTGCTCAAAGGTGTCAAACAGGGCGGCAATGCTGGCCACAGCATTTTCGATCTGGGGCTGGGCGGTGGGGTCGCACAGCGTCTGCTCAATTGGGCCAGGAATAGCGGCCACCGCCGTCTGGGCGGTCTGCATCTGTGCCTGAATTTGGGCATCCAGGGCTGGATCCACTGAGGCTATGAACTCCCGCAGCCCTTTGCCCTCGCTGTTGCCCGCTGGAAACAGTCCCAGGTAGGCATTTTGGGCGCTCAGCAGGTTGTCCTGAAAGTCCTGGAGAGAGCTTTGGGCAAAGCGGGCCTCCAGCAAAAACGGGTTTTGGGTGGCCAGAGCCTCGCCAATTTTGACGTTGCCCAGCTCGTCTAAAATCCCCAGAATGCCCTGCACGATCTCTTCTCCAGCCGCCTGGACGGTGAGGTAGGTGCTGCTGGTTTCCCCAGCCCCGACAAACTCGTCCCGATAGGCGGAAAATCCGTCGATGCCCTCAGTCCAGCTGGCCAGCAGGGCATTGGCGGTCTCGTCAAACACCGGCCCAATCGCCGCCAGGTACTCCAGCTCGCGTTGGGTGAAGGCCTCTAGGGGTTTGTCGGCGTCGGTGCCAAAGAGCAGAAATGCGATCGCATGGAATCCCTTCTGGCTGGTTTGCAGACTGGCCACGTACTCTGGGGTGAGGGCGTTTTCGCTTTCGAGCACCGCCTGCACGTCGGTCTCATTGAGGGGCCAGTCGTCTAGCTCGGCGTCTAAACCCAGGGATGCCGCCGGGCCAAAGGCAAAGGCTTCGCTCTGCTCCCAGGGCTGGCGGGCCGCTAGCCAGGCCTGCCGGGCCTCGGTCAGGGTCTCCTCGGTGGGTACAGCCACAAAGACGGCAATGGCCTCCGCCAGCGCTCCCGAGCGATCGGTTAGCTGCCGGTAGTTGGGCACCACCAGGGCATCGACAAAGTCGGTGATGATCTGGCGATCGCGGAACTGATCCTCAGGGGCCAGCGCCACGGGTGCAGCGGGTGCAGCCGCTGGGGCGGGCAGCGCCGCTCCCCCCTCGCCCCCCTCGCCGCCTTCACCGCCCTCGCCGCCCTCAGCGCCACCGCCTTCGCCACCGCCGTCCACGGCGATCGGTCGACAAAGGGAACCCTGGCTAACCAGTGTGGCGTCGGCCTGCTCGCCCCCTGCCGCCCCATTCACCCCAGGCATAACGCCTGCATCGACGGCGGTCTGGGCTCCGACCACCATTACCCCCGCCGCCAAAAACAGATCCACGGCCTTGTGTCGAGCGTTCATGGAAAACCTAGATCACGATGAAAGGATAGCTCTAGACTGTATTTCAAATGCGAATTGTTGTCAAATAGCCAGGGTTCTAAAAGCTGAGCCGCCGGGTTTTCCCAGGGCAAAGCGATCTGACCGAGAGATTCCCAGGGCTGTTGATTTACCCAAGATCGAGTCAGAACGGGCCAGAGCCCCATCCCACAAAGGTTTGACCTCAAAGGCCTTAAGGGCCTACAGAAAAATCTTGTGGGATAGCTCTCTCGGCTGTCCACTCTTGGGGAGGGCAGCGCCTGACAACCCCCGGGTGCTTTGCCAGGCCAACGGTTCGCCAGGCTCGGCATTGGGCTATCAGTAATTCAGGCTAGGACTTGACCAAGCTGATTCTGACAGGGGCCAGCGGCTCTGGGTGCAGGGTGCAAGGTAATACGGTCTACGGTTCGCCTTGAACCTGAAACCGTGAACCGTATACCCCCCTGACCCGTCAACGTTAGCTTGGCAGTCTACTAGTGCAGCGTCAGCAGCAATGCACCGCGAGGGAACCATGCCAAGTACAGCCCTACCCTAAATTTCAGCTTTGACACGGCGCTAGCAAATCGGCAGCAGGGGCAGCAAACACCGACAGCTCTGTTGACAATCGTTCCTGCTGGAGAAAAGCGCCTCCGCCGGAGGCTCTACTCGGCCCACTGGCGCAGCAGGTTGGCCGTCGTCTTGGTGAGCAGGTCAAACTCCGGGGTCTTGCCGGTCTGGGCAAACAGGGTGCGCTTCACGGCTTCGAGGTCAAAGAGAATCTCCCGGCGGGCCGCATCGCGCACCAGGCTCTGCACCCAGCCCACGGCCACCAGGCGATCGCCCCGCACCACCGTCTCCACCCGGTGCAGCGTCGTCGATGGGTAGACCAGGGCGCTCCCCGCCGCCAGTTTGTAGGGCTGCTCACTGTCGGCTCCCTCAATCACCAGTTCGCCGCCGTCGTATTCCTCTGGGCCGCTCAAAAACACCGTAAACGACAGATCCGAGCGGTAGACGTTGGCCCCGCCCATCAGGGCGTTGTCCGTATGTCGTCCGTAGCCCATGCCCACCCCGTAGCGGCTAAACAGCAAAGAGTGAATGGCCCTGGGGCAGGCCACCGCCTGGAACAGCGCGCTGCGGGCCAGGGCCGTTTGCAGAGTTGTCTTCAAGGGCTCGATGGCCGCCTGCGGAACAGCCTGCTCATTCTGCTTCACCAGCCTGGCGTGCCAGCCCGCCGTCGCCTGGCCCGACCCAAACTCGGCCTGGGCCAGGCCAGCCCTCAGGCCATTCACCTCTTCAGGCGTCAACAGGTCGGCAATGCAGACAATCATGCAGGCTACAGGGCAGGCGATCGGGCTTACGGCGCTAGGGCCAGGTCTTCGATTGTAGCGATACCGCTGCCCCTGTTTTTGTCTGCCTGGGGGCATGGCTTGGGGGGCGATCGCCAGCACAATCGTCTCCCAAGCAGGCCGCCCCGCCCGTCCAGAACTCAGTTATTTAAGTAATAAGTAAGTCGAATAGTTAAGTCGAAAACCTCGGCAAAAAGTCCGGTTATGGCCAGCAGCAGGGCTACTTCGGCTGTGGGCATAACAGCGCTCAACAATAGCCGTGGGTCTGTAAAGTCCCGTTACAACTGCCTCAAGCTGCACCTTTTAGGAGATCCCCGGGCAAAATAGTCATAGCATCCCCTCAAAGCCCCCACTATGACCTCTACGACCCTGTCCCCCCAAGGGAATTCAGTTCCTTTACCGTCGTGTTTTTTGCAGCTTAAAGAGCGAATTACCAATTTCACGGCTCAGATCGGTGTAGTTGGGCTCGGCTATGTAGGGCTGCCCTTCGCGGTTGAAAAAGCCAAGGTGGGCTTTCAAGTTATCGGCATTGAGCAAAATCCCAAGCGGGCCGATCGCGTCAACCGGGCTGACAATTACATTGCCGATGTGGATGATGCCGAGCTGAAGACGCTGGTGGAAGCGGGCAAAATACAGGCATTTACTGGCTTCGATCGCATCATTGACGCCGACGTGATAGTGATTTGCGTGCCCACACCTCTAACTAAAAACCTCACCCCCGATCTTTCCTACGTTGAAGGTGTGACTACCGCCATTGCCCACCACCTGCGACCCGGCCAGCTAATTTCCCTAGAATCCACCACCTATCCGGGCACCACTGACGATTTAATGCGGCCAATTTTGGAGCACCACAGCGGTCTGAAGCAGGGGCGTGACTTCTTCCTCGCCCACTCGCCCGAGCGGGTAGACCCTGGCAACCAGCGCTACACCACCAAAAACACCAACAAGGTGGTGGGGGCCTCAGATCCGCTCTCGCTAGAGATTGCCACCCTGTTCTACCAGCAGACCATCGACCACGTGGTGCCGGTGAGCAGCGCCAAGGCCGCCGAGCTGGTGAAGATTTTTGAGAACACCTTTCGGGCGGTGAACATTGCCCTGGTGAACGAGCTGGCGCTGCTGTGCGATCGCATCGACATCGACGTCTGGGAAGTGCTCGACGCCGCCAACACCAAGCCCTTTGGCATCATGCCCTTCTACCCCGGCCCCGGCGTCGGCGGCCACTGCATTCCCATCGACCCCCACTACCTGGAGTGGAAGGCCAAGGAGGTCAACTTCAGCACCCGCTTCATCGCCCTGGCGGGGGAGATCAACCGCCGCATGCCCTCCTTTGTGCGCAGCAAGGCGTTTCGAGTGCTGAACCGGCTGGGCATTGCCCCCTCGCGATCGCAGATCTTGATCCTTGGTGTCACCTACAAAAAAGACCTGGCCGACTGGCGCGAGTCCCCCGCCCTGGCGGTGATGGAGTCGCTGCTGGGGGAAGGGGCGAA
The Nodosilinea sp. PGN35 DNA segment above includes these coding regions:
- a CDS encoding Fe2+-dependent dioxygenase yields the protein MIVCIADLLTPEEVNGLRAGLAQAEFGSGQATAGWHARLVKQNEQAVPQAAIEPLKTTLQTALARSALFQAVACPRAIHSLLFSRYGVGMGYGRHTDNALMGGANVYRSDLSFTVFLSGPEEYDGGELVIEGADSEQPYKLAAGSALVYPSTTLHRVETVVRGDRLVAVGWVQSLVRDAARREILFDLEAVKRTLFAQTGKTPEFDLLTKTTANLLRQWAE
- a CDS encoding imelysin family protein gives rise to the protein MNARHKAVDLFLAAGVMVVGAQTAVDAGVMPGVNGAAGGEQADATLVSQGSLCRPIAVDGGGEGGGAEGGEGGEGGEGGEGGAALPAPAAAPAAPVALAPEDQFRDRQIITDFVDALVVPNYRQLTDRSGALAEAIAVFVAVPTEETLTEARQAWLAARQPWEQSEAFAFGPAASLGLDAELDDWPLNETDVQAVLESENALTPEYVASLQTSQKGFHAIAFLLFGTDADKPLEAFTQRELEYLAAIGPVFDETANALLASWTEGIDGFSAYRDEFVGAGETSSTYLTVQAAGEEIVQGILGILDELGNVKIGEALATQNPFLLEARFAQSSLQDFQDNLLSAQNAYLGLFPAGNSEGKGLREFIASVDPALDAQIQAQMQTAQTAVAAIPGPIEQTLCDPTAQPQIENAVASIAALFDTFEQRVLPLVQQ
- a CDS encoding nucleotide sugar dehydrogenase produces the protein MTSTTLSPQGNSVPLPSCFLQLKERITNFTAQIGVVGLGYVGLPFAVEKAKVGFQVIGIEQNPKRADRVNRADNYIADVDDAELKTLVEAGKIQAFTGFDRIIDADVIVICVPTPLTKNLTPDLSYVEGVTTAIAHHLRPGQLISLESTTYPGTTDDLMRPILEHHSGLKQGRDFFLAHSPERVDPGNQRYTTKNTNKVVGASDPLSLEIATLFYQQTIDHVVPVSSAKAAELVKIFENTFRAVNIALVNELALLCDRIDIDVWEVLDAANTKPFGIMPFYPGPGVGGHCIPIDPHYLEWKAKEVNFSTRFIALAGEINRRMPSFVRSKAFRVLNRLGIAPSRSQILILGVTYKKDLADWRESPALAVMESLLGEGANLRYHDPYVPAIQVGGQRLESVDLTPEALSSADLVIVTTNHSGIDFEQVLHHARAILDTRGATRHLSDPDHKVTLL